A genomic window from Thermodesulfovibrionia bacterium includes:
- a CDS encoding efflux RND transporter periplasmic adaptor subunit, producing MNRGWIKYALAAVLLFVSALFFYQKAYVPKRTFTTVSPLRGDLEVEVFGIGEVDAKNIYTISSQSGGKLDGVYKDQGEWVKNGELLAVIDPVDLKSKLAEGRAAYQKALLEIEAAKKEYALNEERHKLALLTYERYDRLYKKEYVAQAEYDNAKTEMLTSEIQLQGNGVNIRSGEAEAAGLLQSINGIEAKLKTLQIRSPIDGYVIVKEAETSETVTPSQPILRIVDPETLWIRTYIDERISGDIRAGQRAGITLRSQPDRSFSGHVSRINTMSDSVTQERVVEIIFDEIPMPFFVNEQAEVHIQVKTLSNILKIPASLIVAYGGKKGVWISKDKAAHFQTLEIIAQSDDEVAVGSGIDENSRIIIPDAHKKTLHEGMSIRP from the coding sequence ATGAATAGAGGTTGGATCAAATACGCATTGGCAGCTGTTTTGCTATTCGTCAGCGCCTTATTTTTTTACCAAAAGGCCTATGTACCTAAAAGGACATTTACAACCGTTTCACCTTTACGGGGCGATCTTGAAGTGGAGGTCTTTGGTATAGGAGAGGTGGACGCTAAAAACATTTACACCATCAGTTCGCAAAGCGGCGGAAAACTGGATGGAGTATATAAAGACCAGGGCGAATGGGTTAAAAATGGCGAACTTCTCGCAGTTATAGATCCTGTTGATTTGAAGTCAAAGCTTGCTGAAGGCCGGGCTGCTTATCAAAAAGCGCTTTTGGAGATCGAGGCTGCAAAAAAAGAGTATGCCCTCAATGAAGAGCGGCACAAACTGGCCCTGCTCACTTACGAGCGCTATGACAGGCTTTATAAGAAGGAATATGTCGCACAAGCTGAATATGATAATGCCAAAACTGAGATGCTTACATCAGAGATTCAGCTCCAGGGCAATGGCGTAAATATCCGCTCGGGCGAAGCAGAGGCAGCCGGACTTCTTCAAAGCATCAATGGGATTGAAGCGAAGCTTAAAACCCTTCAGATCCGCTCGCCCATCGATGGGTACGTGATCGTCAAAGAGGCTGAAACCTCTGAGACCGTAACACCTTCTCAGCCCATCCTGCGAATCGTCGACCCTGAAACTCTCTGGATACGCACATATATTGACGAGCGCATAAGCGGTGATATCCGCGCCGGACAGCGGGCTGGGATCACGCTGCGCTCGCAGCCTGACAGATCCTTTTCCGGTCATGTGAGCCGTATCAATACCATGAGCGATTCCGTGACGCAAGAGCGTGTAGTTGAGATAATCTTTGACGAGATACCAATGCCGTTTTTTGTAAATGAACAGGCTGAAGTGCATATCCAGGTCAAAACACTCTCCAATATACTTAAGATCCCGGCCTCACTCATTGTCGCATATGGCGGGAAGAAGGGCGTCTGGATCTCAAAAGACAAAGCAGCGCATTTTCAGACACTTGAAATTATCGCGCAAAGCGATGATGAGGTTGCCGTTGGTTCAGGCATCGATGAAAACAGCCGCATCATAATTCCTGATGCTCATAAAAAAACGCTCCATGAGGGGATGAGTATCCGGCCATGA
- a CDS encoding ABC transporter permease, with protein MINLAQKDIAHSLGKFIITAMGVGMLLGVVLIMIGVYRGMIVDAGILIEDIGAQLWVVQENTLGPFAESSRVHEDLKDTVSVMRGVDKSEAITFQNLQLINDKGDAVRVFSIGYDPYGAFKVVNPDRLIEGRGLNKQHYEMVVSEKTGFILNERIQLGRDIYTVVGITRGTTSSAGDPLIYISLKDAQQLQFLYSNAEIRNDMARGMNSQNSPMANAVIATVKSGFSPEEVAGEIQRWKHKSVYTLAEEKSILAQNLLKWATKQIGMFTVILVIVSSIIIALIIYTMTLEKIKEISILKLIGIPNWMIVKMIMQETLVLGMFAFVFGNIFAHLIYSRFPRRVVLEMPDAWMLFGVIILASILSSFFGVRKVIKADPAAAIGG; from the coding sequence ATGATCAATCTGGCGCAAAAAGATATCGCCCATTCTTTGGGTAAATTCATTATCACAGCCATGGGTGTTGGAATGCTTCTGGGCGTGGTGCTTATTATGATCGGCGTCTATCGGGGAATGATCGTGGATGCCGGAATACTTATTGAAGATATCGGCGCGCAACTCTGGGTGGTGCAGGAAAACACGCTGGGGCCTTTTGCTGAGAGTTCACGTGTACATGAAGATCTGAAAGATACGGTCTCTGTTATGCGTGGTGTTGATAAAAGTGAGGCCATTACCTTTCAAAATCTCCAGCTTATTAATGACAAAGGCGATGCCGTGCGGGTATTTTCCATAGGCTATGATCCCTATGGCGCTTTTAAAGTGGTCAATCCCGACCGACTGATCGAGGGGAGAGGCCTGAATAAACAGCATTACGAAATGGTGGTTTCAGAAAAGACAGGATTTATCCTGAATGAACGTATTCAGCTGGGGCGCGACATCTACACAGTTGTGGGTATCACGAGAGGCACTACCTCATCGGCCGGCGACCCGCTCATCTATATCAGCCTTAAAGATGCCCAGCAGCTGCAGTTTCTCTACTCAAACGCAGAGATCAGAAACGACATGGCGCGCGGCATGAACAGCCAGAATTCCCCTATGGCCAATGCGGTTATCGCTACTGTTAAAAGCGGATTTTCTCCTGAGGAGGTTGCCGGAGAAATTCAAAGGTGGAAGCATAAAAGCGTTTATACTCTGGCGGAAGAAAAAAGTATCCTCGCCCAAAACCTGCTCAAGTGGGCGACCAAGCAGATAGGGATGTTCACGGTGATCCTCGTTATCGTCTCAAGCATCATCATCGCGCTCATCATATATACAATGACATTGGAGAAGATCAAGGAAATTTCAATTTTAAAGCTCATCGGCATTCCCAATTGGATGATCGTTAAAATGATCATGCAGGAAACACTGGTGCTGGGTATGTTTGCCTTTGTCTTCGGCAATATCTTTGCCCATCTTATTTATTCCAGGTTTCCACGGCGTGTGGTGCTTGAAATGCCTGATGCGTGGATGCTCTTTGGCGTCATTATTCTTGCATCGATCTTATCATCATTTTTTGGCGTGCGTAAAGTGATCAAGGCTGATCCTGCTGCTGCGATAGGGGGGTAA
- a CDS encoding ABC transporter ATP-binding protein produces MSGQSIKVENLVKTFGEGENAVHVMKGASFEIQKGEFVALVAPSGAGKTTLLLMIGCVVEPTSGSIWLGDKKVYDNRWLSSDTRKIRREKIGFIFQAHYLIPFLNVLENITLLPMANSWPKTRADQKARELLNYLDIGDKIHAMPSQLSGGQNQRVAIARALASEPQFILADEPTAALDTERSVSVVKMLKKIAREQDVAIIMVTHDERMLPYCDKILKIVNGKIEVSVSPHREDLK; encoded by the coding sequence ATGAGCGGACAGAGCATAAAGGTAGAAAACCTCGTCAAGACCTTTGGCGAAGGTGAGAACGCGGTGCATGTCATGAAAGGGGCCTCCTTTGAGATACAAAAGGGTGAATTTGTGGCGCTTGTCGCGCCGAGCGGCGCTGGGAAAACAACTTTGCTTCTGATGATCGGCTGTGTAGTAGAGCCGACCTCGGGCAGCATCTGGCTGGGTGATAAAAAAGTATACGACAACCGCTGGCTCAGCAGTGATACGCGGAAAATACGCCGTGAGAAAATAGGTTTTATTTTCCAGGCGCACTATCTGATCCCTTTTTTAAATGTCCTGGAAAATATTACGCTTCTTCCTATGGCAAACTCCTGGCCCAAAACCAGGGCAGATCAAAAAGCCAGGGAATTGCTCAACTATCTGGATATCGGCGACAAGATACATGCGATGCCAAGTCAGCTCTCCGGCGGCCAGAACCAGCGTGTTGCCATTGCCAGGGCGCTGGCCAGCGAACCGCAGTTCATCCTTGCCGACGAACCTACGGCAGCTCTTGATACGGAGCGATCGGTCAGTGTGGTCAAAATGTTAAAAAAAATAGCGCGCGAGCAGGATGTAGCGATCATCATGGTCACCCACGATGAGAGGATGCTCCCGTATTGCGACAAGATCCTCAAGATTGTTAACGGTAAGATAGAGGTTTCAGTAAGTCCTCATAGAGAGGATCTTAAATAA
- a CDS encoding sigma 54-interacting transcriptional regulator: MNSDSDLIARKNEELTAILEVSRVLTTSFDLEKNLSSVMSTLGEMLDLQRGCVFLLDPLSNELRIVAAHGLTKQNIEKGKYRIGEGIVGRVLEQKSPMVISNIGKEPLFLNKTGSRPEKDGISFLCVPIKFKSEPLGVLSVDRIYTTEHGNVDDDLRVLNIVASLIAQFIKLRESYEEVEKEKEHLKRELKGKYSIANVIGESDRMQEVFEAVHRVSPSKATVLLRGESGTGKELIAKAIHYMSPRSKGPFIKFNCASIPEGLLESELFGHEKGAFTGAISARSGKFELANGGTIFLDEIGDLPILLQPKILRVLQEREFERVGGQKTIKVDIRIITATSRDLEALVSQDRFREDLYFRLNVIPILLPSLNHRGEDIPLLIDYFLKKFNKENNRSVSFDKNALQVFLEYGWPGNVRELENTIERLVVMSPKDKISASDLPISLSLQRPKTSRGEMSLTTDLKELEKVNIMDALEKTGWVQAKAARLLGITSRQIGYKMKKLGIEVKG; this comes from the coding sequence ATGAATTCAGATTCAGACCTGATAGCGCGGAAGAATGAAGAGCTCACAGCCATACTTGAGGTGAGCAGAGTGCTTACCACTTCGTTTGACCTTGAGAAGAACCTCTCTTCTGTTATGTCCACACTTGGCGAGATGCTTGACCTTCAGCGCGGATGCGTCTTTCTGCTTGACCCTTTATCAAATGAATTGCGGATAGTCGCAGCGCACGGGCTTACAAAACAGAATATTGAGAAAGGCAAGTATCGGATAGGCGAAGGGATCGTAGGAAGGGTGCTTGAACAGAAAAGCCCCATGGTCATTTCAAATATAGGTAAGGAGCCGCTCTTTCTAAACAAGACAGGCTCAAGGCCTGAGAAGGACGGCATCTCATTTCTCTGCGTGCCGATAAAGTTCAAGAGCGAGCCTCTCGGCGTTCTGAGCGTTGACAGGATATACACAACAGAGCACGGCAATGTGGATGACGACCTCAGGGTGCTGAATATAGTGGCGTCACTCATCGCCCAGTTCATCAAGCTCAGAGAGAGCTATGAAGAAGTTGAAAAAGAGAAAGAGCACCTGAAGCGTGAGCTGAAAGGCAAATACAGCATAGCCAATGTCATAGGCGAGTCAGACCGGATGCAGGAGGTATTTGAGGCTGTTCACCGCGTATCCCCGTCCAAGGCGACCGTCCTTTTGAGAGGCGAGAGCGGAACGGGAAAAGAGCTTATCGCCAAGGCTATCCATTATATGAGCCCGAGAAGCAAAGGGCCTTTCATCAAGTTCAACTGCGCCTCCATACCTGAGGGGCTTCTTGAGTCAGAACTCTTCGGCCATGAAAAAGGCGCATTCACTGGCGCGATATCAGCAAGGAGCGGCAAGTTCGAACTTGCAAACGGCGGCACGATATTTCTTGATGAGATAGGCGACCTGCCGATCCTGCTTCAGCCCAAGATACTGCGTGTGCTTCAGGAGAGGGAGTTTGAGCGCGTAGGCGGACAGAAGACGATAAAGGTTGATATCAGGATAATTACCGCAACCAGCAGAGACCTTGAAGCCCTCGTCTCTCAGGACAGATTCAGAGAAGACCTCTACTTCAGGCTTAATGTAATACCTATCCTGCTCCCATCACTTAACCACAGAGGCGAAGACATCCCGCTTCTGATAGATTATTTCTTAAAGAAGTTCAATAAAGAGAACAACAGGTCTGTATCTTTTGATAAGAACGCGCTGCAGGTATTTCTGGAATACGGCTGGCCCGGCAATGTGAGAGAGCTTGAGAACACGATTGAGAGGCTCGTTGTTATGTCGCCAAAAGATAAGATATCCGCGTCAGACCTTCCTATATCATTAAGCCTACAACGCCCAAAGACCTCAAGAGGCGAGATGTCATTAACCACCGATTTGAAGGAGCTTGAGAAGGTGAATATCATGGACGCCCTTGAAAAGACCGGCTGGGTTCAGGCAAAAGCAGCCCGCCTCCTCGGTATTACATCAAGGCAGATCGGGTATAAGATGAAGAAGCTGGGGATAGAGGTTAAGGGGTAA
- a CDS encoding VanZ family protein, translated as MRAIKGNSYLKKSVLFLILAFLTVFIADYIGLYEEVGPELLANNDFKEGFAHWKRTGPDDLIVLEDPPAAKLYSKTPQNNISFFQGIDEPGRFRLLKLSGDLKTEAVSAGSREWYRAGLVLAHFDAKREWISAPHVVVALTGDNPWKRYEMLFKIKPEAEQVRVIAQLIKVTGSMWVKNLSLREAVEKPIYKYWQFIYVLWFIFLAWLLPPLVIDCNGMILKAVVFFTVTVILFGALTPGTSKLQFQEDAAGTIKKITGQERPNIEIKDKIAVQEKLKITKRWILADKSGHFILFSILALSLAAGFSMDRYMMLIIVVAMFAGTTEVMQFFVDDRTPQIYDWLIDLSGAVSGFLLFAAVRRKISPAADPSMPQETID; from the coding sequence ATGAGAGCTATAAAAGGTAATTCATATCTTAAAAAATCCGTTCTTTTTCTCATTCTTGCTTTTTTAACGGTCTTTATTGCGGACTATATCGGCCTTTATGAAGAGGTCGGGCCGGAATTGCTTGCCAACAATGACTTCAAAGAGGGGTTTGCCCATTGGAAACGTACCGGGCCTGACGATCTGATTGTGCTTGAAGACCCTCCTGCTGCAAAGCTGTATTCAAAAACGCCGCAGAATAATATAAGTTTTTTTCAGGGCATTGATGAACCCGGACGATTCAGGCTGCTTAAACTTTCAGGAGATTTAAAGACTGAAGCGGTCAGCGCCGGCAGCAGGGAATGGTACAGGGCAGGGCTGGTTTTGGCACACTTTGATGCCAAGAGAGAATGGATATCTGCCCCGCATGTTGTTGTTGCCCTTACAGGAGATAATCCCTGGAAGAGATATGAGATGCTCTTCAAGATAAAACCTGAAGCTGAGCAGGTAAGGGTTATCGCGCAGCTGATCAAAGTCACCGGTTCTATGTGGGTCAAGAACCTCAGCCTCAGAGAGGCTGTTGAAAAACCGATATACAAATACTGGCAGTTTATCTATGTGCTTTGGTTTATTTTTCTTGCATGGTTATTGCCGCCTCTTGTTATTGACTGTAACGGCATGATACTTAAAGCAGTGGTTTTTTTTACAGTTACAGTAATTCTTTTCGGGGCTCTGACCCCGGGCACCAGCAAGCTTCAGTTTCAGGAGGATGCGGCAGGTACCATAAAAAAAATAACCGGCCAGGAACGGCCTAACATAGAAATTAAAGATAAAATAGCTGTACAAGAAAAGCTGAAAATTACCAAACGATGGATCCTGGCAGACAAGAGCGGCCACTTTATTCTCTTCTCTATTCTTGCCTTAAGCCTGGCAGCAGGCTTCAGCATGGACAGATACATGATGCTCATAATAGTTGTAGCTATGTTTGCGGGGACTACAGAGGTTATGCAGTTTTTTGTTGATGACCGTACACCTCAGATCTATGACTGGCTTATTGACCTTAGCGGAGCGGTATCAGGGTTTCTTCTTTTTGCAGCGGTCAGAAGAAAAATATCTCCTGCAGCAGATCCTTCCATGCCGCAGGAGACGATTGATTAA
- a CDS encoding FAD-dependent oxidoreductase produces MKKITIKANISGKRTPSRILEEEIQDAVKGGARNLHIIADGQHGIGGRIWPTGDTVKITVEGPVGQRLGSMGMFGTEILVKGGTSDDIGWVNCGADITVLGDVTNGAHNACAQGRLYVQGSGGARCDTMTKHNPRFNPPESWYFRNVGDTFAEFKAGGISVICGVNPRNPRNILGYRPCVGMVGGVVYFRGPIDESYSKSDVKLLDLTDQDWEWLTENMKPYLKAIDRSDHYKELTGSRKEWRKFIPFTAQEKSKKGKLKMSLVDFRNKVWDDGVGKGGIFAEYITHPMTILPYITTGDERRYKPLWNNMKYSPPCEFSCPSNIPTQRRTQFIREGKLKEAMELVMEYSPLPATVCGEICPNLCMESCTRARLDTAVSIKDLGKASIGAKAPKPKAKTGKKIAVIGGGPGGLSAAWQLRLKGHDVEIFESENKLGGKLEYCIPRERLPQKVLKKELEKFTEIGIKSNLGVTIDKKKFMELYKNHDAVIVACGAHKPRKLNVPGIEDMVTAYDFLKGINLGQLPDLKDKKVVIIGAGNVGMDVAAQAYQCGAKEVTAVDVQKPAAFGEELNIAESLGTKIAWPKFTDKYVKKERNIYFKDGSSLEADLVVVSIGDMPETGFLPPSVQTNKNGWVEADEAGYTSDPKIFAIGDVTSLGLVTHAIGHGKKAAEAVHALISGLSYNRLLSRPVVQYEKIKAAYYDLCKGEPFKPKTEADRCMSCAACRDCHMCEATCYYGAISRKDLGKGFYEYVVDKDLCIGCGFCAGICPCGVWEMKENN; encoded by the coding sequence ATGAAAAAGATAACTATCAAAGCAAACATAAGCGGCAAGAGAACCCCTTCAAGGATACTTGAGGAAGAGATTCAGGATGCCGTAAAAGGCGGCGCCAGAAACCTTCACATAATCGCGGATGGCCAGCATGGTATCGGCGGACGCATCTGGCCTACAGGGGATACTGTAAAGATAACTGTTGAAGGCCCTGTCGGGCAAAGGCTCGGCAGCATGGGAATGTTCGGCACTGAGATCCTTGTCAAAGGCGGAACCTCTGACGACATAGGCTGGGTAAACTGCGGTGCAGATATTACAGTCCTGGGTGATGTCACAAACGGAGCGCATAACGCCTGTGCCCAGGGCAGGCTCTATGTTCAGGGCAGCGGAGGAGCGCGCTGCGACACCATGACAAAGCACAACCCGAGGTTCAATCCTCCTGAGTCATGGTACTTCAGGAATGTGGGAGATACCTTTGCAGAGTTCAAGGCAGGCGGAATATCTGTCATATGCGGAGTAAATCCCAGAAACCCCAGAAACATACTCGGCTACAGGCCCTGCGTCGGAATGGTCGGCGGAGTCGTCTACTTCCGCGGCCCGATAGACGAAAGCTACAGCAAATCTGATGTGAAACTTCTTGACCTTACAGATCAGGACTGGGAATGGCTGACTGAGAATATGAAGCCTTATCTCAAGGCCATCGACAGGAGCGATCATTATAAAGAGCTTACCGGTTCCAGAAAAGAGTGGAGAAAGTTCATACCTTTCACAGCGCAGGAGAAATCAAAAAAAGGTAAATTGAAGATGTCCCTTGTGGATTTCCGCAATAAGGTATGGGACGACGGAGTTGGCAAGGGCGGGATATTTGCCGAGTATATAACACATCCCATGACCATTCTCCCATATATTACAACAGGCGATGAAAGGCGTTATAAGCCATTATGGAACAATATGAAGTATTCTCCGCCCTGTGAATTCAGCTGCCCGAGCAACATCCCGACACAAAGGCGCACACAATTCATAAGGGAAGGAAAGCTCAAAGAAGCTATGGAGCTTGTCATGGAGTACAGCCCGCTGCCTGCAACAGTATGTGGCGAGATATGCCCGAACCTCTGTATGGAATCATGCACAAGGGCGAGGCTTGATACAGCTGTCAGCATTAAAGATCTCGGAAAGGCGAGTATCGGAGCCAAAGCTCCAAAGCCTAAGGCAAAGACCGGCAAAAAGATAGCCGTCATCGGCGGCGGCCCGGGCGGCCTCTCTGCGGCATGGCAGTTAAGGCTTAAAGGCCATGATGTGGAGATATTTGAATCAGAGAATAAGCTCGGCGGAAAGCTTGAATACTGCATACCAAGAGAACGGCTTCCGCAGAAGGTCCTCAAAAAAGAGCTTGAGAAGTTCACTGAGATAGGCATCAAGTCAAACCTCGGTGTGACAATAGATAAGAAGAAATTCATGGAGCTCTATAAGAACCATGATGCTGTAATCGTAGCCTGCGGCGCGCACAAACCGAGAAAGCTCAATGTCCCGGGAATTGAAGATATGGTAACTGCATACGATTTTCTAAAGGGAATAAACCTGGGACAACTGCCTGACCTGAAGGACAAGAAAGTGGTCATTATCGGAGCTGGAAATGTCGGCATGGATGTCGCTGCGCAGGCCTATCAATGCGGGGCAAAAGAGGTGACCGCTGTTGATGTTCAAAAGCCTGCTGCATTCGGCGAGGAGCTGAACATAGCAGAGTCTCTCGGCACCAAAATAGCATGGCCGAAGTTCACTGATAAGTATGTCAAGAAAGAGAGAAATATATATTTCAAGGATGGTTCAAGCCTTGAGGCTGACCTCGTTGTAGTCTCGATAGGCGATATGCCTGAGACAGGCTTTCTGCCGCCAAGTGTCCAGACTAATAAGAACGGGTGGGTAGAGGCTGATGAGGCAGGCTATACGTCAGATCCTAAAATATTTGCGATAGGCGATGTAACGAGCCTCGGGCTTGTCACGCACGCGATAGGACACGGCAAAAAGGCAGCTGAAGCAGTGCATGCCCTGATCTCCGGGCTATCATATAACAGACTTCTGTCGAGGCCGGTTGTTCAATACGAAAAGATAAAGGCGGCATATTACGACTTATGCAAGGGTGAACCTTTTAAACCTAAGACCGAAGCTGACCGCTGCATGTCCTGCGCAGCATGCAGGGACTGCCATATGTGCGAAGCAACCTGCTATTACGGCGCTATCAGCAGAAAAGATCTAGGCAAGGGCTTTTATGAATACGTTGTTGACAAGGACCTCTGCATAGGCTGCGGCTTCTGCGCAGGCATATGCCCCTGCGGTGTATGGGAGATGAAAGAGAATAATTAA
- a CDS encoding glutamate synthase-related protein: MEPASRLDNNHKLTLKDFPYVVRWRDDRCTRCGKCTAVCPMLSIEPSVVVKRSVHSDGPIPNPKSARQTVTVIKQSTDIDRYCTGCATCSLVCPNEAIEPEFNPQHKLAFHKNRGGHPYRRGGRRNDPLVSTLDRLKFTRISMLTDPALDAGRHEFRIRTYLGRILPPEELPIKLVNGNLKLDKKSDTFMPPVREIYPIMIGSMSIGALSPNMWEGLAMGITYLNEVEGMPVVMCSGEGGMPARLLRSRFLKYFIPQIASGYFGWDEIVRALPHMIEDPCAIEIKYGQGAKPGDGGLLMAHKVLKLISEIRGVPMGVDLPSPPTHQTKYSIEEAVAKMIQSMSMAWGFRVPVYPKISATQTSKAVLNNLVRNPFAAALSLDGEDGGTGAAYDVSMNSMGHPIASNLRDCYLDLVKQGKQNEIPLIASGGVGKKGNLAANAASLFMLGASAVSIGKYIMQAAAECLGDEQNRCNVCNIGRCPRGITTQDPKLYRRLDPDKVAERVVEVFKSVDIELKKILAPMGRSTELPIGMSDGLSADDPAIAERLKINYAC, encoded by the coding sequence ATGGAACCAGCTTCAAGGTTGGACAACAATCATAAGCTGACGCTGAAAGATTTTCCATATGTCGTCCGCTGGAGAGATGACAGGTGCACACGGTGCGGGAAATGCACCGCCGTATGCCCTATGTTATCCATTGAACCGTCGGTCGTTGTAAAGAGAAGCGTTCATTCCGACGGCCCGATACCGAATCCTAAGTCAGCAAGGCAGACGGTCACGGTTATTAAACAGTCTACTGACATCGACCGTTACTGCACAGGCTGCGCTACATGCTCGCTCGTATGCCCTAATGAGGCCATAGAGCCGGAGTTCAACCCTCAGCACAAATTAGCCTTTCATAAAAACAGGGGCGGCCACCCATACAGAAGGGGCGGCAGAAGAAATGACCCGCTGGTCTCAACACTTGACCGTCTTAAGTTCACAAGGATATCGATGCTCACCGACCCTGCGCTTGACGCTGGAAGACATGAGTTCAGGATAAGGACATACCTCGGAAGGATACTTCCCCCGGAAGAACTGCCGATAAAGCTGGTGAACGGGAATCTTAAATTAGATAAAAAGAGTGATACCTTCATGCCGCCGGTAAGGGAGATCTACCCTATCATGATCGGAAGCATGTCCATAGGCGCGCTCTCTCCGAATATGTGGGAAGGGCTTGCCATGGGGATCACATACCTTAATGAAGTGGAAGGCATGCCTGTTGTCATGTGCTCCGGTGAAGGCGGTATGCCTGCAAGGCTGCTCAGGTCAAGGTTCCTTAAATATTTCATACCGCAGATCGCATCAGGTTACTTCGGCTGGGATGAGATCGTAAGGGCTCTGCCGCATATGATCGAAGACCCGTGCGCGATCGAGATCAAGTACGGCCAGGGCGCAAAGCCGGGTGACGGCGGGCTCCTGATGGCGCATAAAGTGCTCAAGCTTATCTCAGAGATAAGAGGCGTCCCGATGGGTGTTGACCTTCCGTCTCCTCCGACGCATCAGACAAAATATTCAATTGAAGAAGCGGTTGCTAAGATGATCCAGTCCATGTCCATGGCATGGGGATTCAGGGTGCCGGTCTATCCAAAGATATCAGCGACACAGACTTCAAAGGCTGTTCTTAATAACCTCGTGAGAAACCCGTTTGCCGCAGCGCTTTCGCTTGACGGCGAGGACGGCGGAACAGGGGCTGCATATGATGTATCAATGAACAGCATGGGGCATCCTATAGCATCAAACCTCAGAGACTGTTATCTCGACCTTGTTAAACAGGGCAAGCAGAATGAGATCCCGCTTATAGCCTCCGGCGGTGTCGGAAAGAAAGGAAACCTTGCAGCAAATGCCGCCTCGCTCTTTATGCTCGGCGCGTCAGCTGTTTCTATAGGAAAATATATCATGCAGGCTGCGGCAGAATGCCTTGGTGATGAACAGAACCGCTGTAACGTCTGCAACATAGGCAGATGCCCCAGAGGTATTACCACTCAGGACCCGAAGCTGTACAGAAGGCTTGACCCGGACAAGGTTGCGGAGAGGGTTGTTGAGGTATTTAAATCCGTTGATATTGAACTCAAAAAGATCCTGGCTCCCATGGGTAGGAGCACAGAGCTGCCTATCGGCATGTCTGACGGCCTGAGCGCAGACGACCCTGCGATAGCAGAGAGATTAAAGATAAATTACGCGTGCTGA
- a CDS encoding glutamate synthase: protein MCRLAALTSAKYFSPIENVIALETMKEGHDGSGMGLILKDLGGDFKDLKSYPILSGICSKDGISALDSYMDKLGFRLKHEWSPKIKPVKGINKRDHYFARAYDYPDEYKGRSLEERESLLLNTRVALRKMGEADESIIVFAFYPDIIALKEVGDPMQLSEFFGLDNSSLKAKIIFAQGRQNTNYAINLYACHPFFIQGYGTMTNGENTAFIPIKEFLQGRGMPGYIGYNSDSEVFAHILHYSCKHLGYPLTYYKDIITPLKSEEIDTRKDSEVARLLKMSLRPLCIDGPNCVIGFTPDGTTFMVQDAKKLRPGIVGGNKGKFGLMSEECGLDSAVPKRDKSLDVFPMKYDMVIIEPDAKGVKVWNQLQGWTTIIS, encoded by the coding sequence ATGTGCAGATTAGCCGCGTTAACTTCAGCTAAATACTTCTCCCCGATAGAGAACGTTATCGCCCTTGAAACCATGAAAGAGGGGCATGACGGCTCAGGAATGGGCCTTATACTCAAGGACCTAGGCGGTGATTTCAAAGACCTTAAAAGCTATCCCATCCTATCCGGTATCTGTTCAAAAGACGGCATAAGCGCTCTTGACAGCTACATGGACAAGCTGGGCTTCCGGCTTAAACATGAATGGTCGCCAAAGATCAAGCCTGTCAAAGGGATCAATAAAAGAGATCATTACTTTGCCAGGGCATATGACTACCCTGATGAATATAAAGGCAGATCTTTAGAAGAGAGAGAAAGCCTGCTCTTAAATACAAGGGTTGCGCTCAGAAAGATGGGCGAGGCTGACGAATCCATAATCGTCTTTGCATTCTATCCTGACATAATCGCATTGAAAGAGGTCGGCGACCCGATGCAGCTTAGCGAGTTCTTCGGCCTTGACAACTCATCGCTTAAGGCAAAGATCATCTTTGCGCAGGGAAGGCAGAACACCAATTACGCTATTAATTTATACGCATGCCATCCCTTCTTTATCCAAGGATACGGCACAATGACCAACGGCGAGAATACAGCATTTATCCCTATCAAAGAGTTCCTTCAGGGAAGAGGTATGCCGGGTTATATCGGTTATAACAGCGACAGCGAGGTATTTGCCCATATTCTTCATTACAGCTGTAAACATCTGGGTTACCCGCTTACTTATTACAAAGATATTATCACGCCTCTTAAGTCAGAGGAGATAGATACGAGGAAAGACAGCGAGGTCGCGAGGCTGCTTAAGATGTCCCTCAGGCCGCTCTGTATAGACGGCCCTAACTGCGTCATCGGTTTTACGCCTGACGGCACCACATTCATGGTGCAGGACGCGAAGAAGTTAAGGCCCGGCATTGTAGGCGGCAATAAAGGAAAGTTCGGACTCATGTCAGAGGAGTGCGGGCTTGACAGCGCAGTGCCAAAGAGAGACAAGTCGCTGGATGTTTTTCCAATGAAATACGATATGGTAATAATCGAGCCTGACGCAAAAGGAGTGAAGGTATGGAACCAGCTTCAAGGTTGGACAACAATCATAAGCTGA